A section of the Canis lupus baileyi chromosome 5, mCanLup2.hap1, whole genome shotgun sequence genome encodes:
- the WDR55 gene encoding WD repeat-containing protein 55 produces the protein MDHGRACEERPAEDGSDEEDPDSTEAPVRIRETPEDIVLEAPASGLAFHPARDLLAAGDVDGDVFVFSYSCQEGETKELWSSGHHLKSCRAVVFSEDGQKLVTVSKDKAIHVLDVEQGRLERRISKAHGAPINSLLLVDENVLVTGDDTGGVRLWDQRKEGPLMDMRQHEEYIADMALDPSKKLLLTASGDGCLGVFNIRRRRFELLSEPQSGDLTSVTLMKYGKKVACGSSEGTIYLFNWNGFGATSDRFALRAESIDCMVPVTESLLCTGSTDGVIRAVNILPNRVVGSVGQHAGEPVEKLALSHCTHFLASSGHDQRLKFWNMSQLRAVVVDDYRRRKKKGGPLRALSSKAWSTEDFFAGLREEGEESTAKKEEEESEDDSD, from the exons ATGGACCACGGTCGTGCGTGTGAGGAGAGGCCAGCCGAGGATGGGAGCGACGAGGAAGACCCCGACTCCACGGAAGCCCCGGTCCGCATCCGAGAAACTCCGGAAGACATCGTGCTGGAAGCACCGGCCAGCGGGCTGGCGTTCCATCCGGCCCGCGACCTCCTGGCGGCGGGGGACGTGGACGGGGACGTGTTCGT CTTTTCCTACTCTTGCCAAGAGGGAGAAACGAAGGAGCTCTGGTCCTCAGGTCACCACCTCAAATCGTGCCGAGCCGTAGTCTTTTCTGAAGATGGACAGA AACTTGTTACTGTCTCCAAGGACAAAGCCATCCATGTACTAGATGTGGAGCAGGGCCGACTGGAAAGACGCATTTCCAAGGCTCACGG TGCCCCCATCAACAGTCTGCTGCTGGTAGATGAGAATGTCCTGGTCACTGGGGATGACACAGGTGGTGTCCGGCTCTGGGACCAGCGGAAGGAGGGCCCCTTAATGGATATGCGGCAGCATGAGGAATATATTGCTGACATGGCTCTGGACCCATCCAAGAAGCTGCTGCTTACAGCCAG TGGGGATGGCTGCCTTGGTGTCTTCAACATCAGGCGACGCCGGTTTGAACTGCTCTCAGAGCCTCAGTCTGGAGACCTGACCTCTGTCACTCTCATGAAA TATGGGAAGAAGGTAGCCTGTGGCTCCAGTGAAGGTACCATCTACCTCTTCAACTGGAATGGCTTTGGGGCCACAAGTGATCGGTTTGCCCTAAGAGCTGAGTCTATTGACTGCATGGTTCCAGTTACGGAGAGCCTGCTGTGTACTGGTTCCACTGATGGAGTCATCAG GGCTGTCAATATCTTGCCGAACCGAGTGGTGGGCAGTGTGGGCCAGCATGCTGGGGAGCCTGTGGAGAAGCTGGCCCTCTCCCACTGCACCCACTTCCTGGCCAGCAGTGGCCATGACCAGCGCCTCAAGTTCTGGAACATGTCCCAGCTGCGGGCTGTGGTAGTAGATGACTACCGCCGGCGCAAGAAGAAGGGAGGGCCACTGCGAGCCCTAAGCAGCAAGGCTTGGAGCACTGAGGACTTCTTTGCAGGactgagggaagagggagaggaatcCACAGctaagaaggaagaggaggagagtgaGGATGACAGTGATTGA
- the DND1 gene encoding dead end protein homolog 1 isoform X2: protein MQSKRECELWCERVNPENKAALEAWVRETGIRLVQVNGQRKYGGPPPGWVGSPPPAGSEVFIGRLPQDVYEHQLIPLFQRVGRLYEFRLMMTFSGLNRGFAYARYSSRRGAQAAIATLHNHPLRPSCPLLVCRSTEKCELSVDGLPPGLSRRALLLALQPLGPGLQEALLMPSPGPAPAQIALLKFSSHRAAAMAKKALVEGQSRLCGEQVSVEWLKPDLKQRLRQQFMGPSLQGLQPEGSRLAPSRDKLESQGARATLQLLCQQMKLGSPVFLTKCLGTGPAGWHRFWYQVVIPGHPVPFSGLIWVVLAPEGQEGHEVAKDAVSARLLEALRESGAGLFRSAGAEAGMVVKQ from the exons ATGCAGTCCAAGCGGGAGTGTGAG CTATGGTGTGAGAGGGTGAATCCTGAGAACAAGGCGGCGTTGGAGGCGTGGGTCAGGGAGACGGGCATCCGCCTGGTGCAGGTGAACGGGCAGAGGAAGTATGGCGGGCCACCCCCAG GCTGGGTGGGCAGCCCGCCGCCGGCCGGGTCGGAGGTGTTTATCGGGCGGCTGCCGCAGGACGTGTACGAGCACCAGCTGATCCCACTGTTCCAGCGCGTGGGCCGCCTCTACGAGTTCCGCCTGATGATGACCTTCAGCGGCCTGAACCGCGGCTTCGCCTACGCCCGCTACAGTTCGCGGCGCGGCGCCCAGGCGGCCATCGCTACGCTGCACAACCACCCGCTGCGGCCGTCCTGCCCGCTGCTCGTGTGCCGCAGCACGGAGAAGTGCGAGCTGAGCGTGGACGGGCTGCCTCCGGGCCTGAGCCGCCGCGCGCTGCTGCTCGCGCTGCAGCCCCTGGGCCCCGGCCTGCAGGAGGCGCTGCTGATGCCCAGCCCTGGGCCGGCGCCCGCGCAAATTGCGCTGCTCAAGTTCAGCTCGCACCGCGCCGCCGCCATGGCCAAAAAAGCCCTGGTGGAAG GGCAGTCACGCCTCTGTGGAGAGCAGGTGTCGGTGGAATGGCTCAAGCCAGACCTGAAGCAGCGACTCCGCCAGCAGTTCATGGGCCCCTCCCTGCAGGGCCTACAGCCAGAGGGCAGTCGACTGGCTCCCTCCAGGGACAAGCTGGAGTCCCAAGGGGCCCGGGCTACCCTGCAGCTGTTGTGCCAACAAATGAAGCTGGGTAGCCCAGTGTTCCTAACCAAGTGTTTGGGCACAGGCCCTGCAGGCTGGCACCGCTTCTGGtaccaggtggtgatcccgggacACCCGGTGCCCTTCAGCGGCCTCATCTGGGTTGTGCTGGCTCCAGAAGGGCAGGAAGGGCATGAAGTGGCTAAGGATGCTGTGTCTGCAAGGCTGCTAGAGGCACTGAGGGAGTCTGGAGCCGGCCTCTTCCGGTCTGCTGGGGCTGAGGCAGGTATGGTGGTTAAGCAGTGA
- the DND1 gene encoding dead end protein homolog 1 isoform X1: MQSKRECEVSGWQGGSTSASCAGGSGSLGCSCPVAVGTGVEIRHSSLPFPLQLWCERVNPENKAALEAWVRETGIRLVQVNGQRKYGGPPPGWVGSPPPAGSEVFIGRLPQDVYEHQLIPLFQRVGRLYEFRLMMTFSGLNRGFAYARYSSRRGAQAAIATLHNHPLRPSCPLLVCRSTEKCELSVDGLPPGLSRRALLLALQPLGPGLQEALLMPSPGPAPAQIALLKFSSHRAAAMAKKALVEGQSRLCGEQVSVEWLKPDLKQRLRQQFMGPSLQGLQPEGSRLAPSRDKLESQGARATLQLLCQQMKLGSPVFLTKCLGTGPAGWHRFWYQVVIPGHPVPFSGLIWVVLAPEGQEGHEVAKDAVSARLLEALRESGAGLFRSAGAEAGMVVKQ, from the exons ATGCAGTCCAAGCGGGAGTGTGAGGTAAGTGGCTGGCAAGGGGGCTCAACAAGCGCTAGCTGCGCAGGGGGTAGTGGCTCCTTGGGCTGCAGTTGCCCAGTCGCGGTGGGGACGGGCGTGGAGATCCGCCATTCCAGCCTGCCGTTTCCCCTTCAGCTATGGTGTGAGAGGGTGAATCCTGAGAACAAGGCGGCGTTGGAGGCGTGGGTCAGGGAGACGGGCATCCGCCTGGTGCAGGTGAACGGGCAGAGGAAGTATGGCGGGCCACCCCCAG GCTGGGTGGGCAGCCCGCCGCCGGCCGGGTCGGAGGTGTTTATCGGGCGGCTGCCGCAGGACGTGTACGAGCACCAGCTGATCCCACTGTTCCAGCGCGTGGGCCGCCTCTACGAGTTCCGCCTGATGATGACCTTCAGCGGCCTGAACCGCGGCTTCGCCTACGCCCGCTACAGTTCGCGGCGCGGCGCCCAGGCGGCCATCGCTACGCTGCACAACCACCCGCTGCGGCCGTCCTGCCCGCTGCTCGTGTGCCGCAGCACGGAGAAGTGCGAGCTGAGCGTGGACGGGCTGCCTCCGGGCCTGAGCCGCCGCGCGCTGCTGCTCGCGCTGCAGCCCCTGGGCCCCGGCCTGCAGGAGGCGCTGCTGATGCCCAGCCCTGGGCCGGCGCCCGCGCAAATTGCGCTGCTCAAGTTCAGCTCGCACCGCGCCGCCGCCATGGCCAAAAAAGCCCTGGTGGAAG GGCAGTCACGCCTCTGTGGAGAGCAGGTGTCGGTGGAATGGCTCAAGCCAGACCTGAAGCAGCGACTCCGCCAGCAGTTCATGGGCCCCTCCCTGCAGGGCCTACAGCCAGAGGGCAGTCGACTGGCTCCCTCCAGGGACAAGCTGGAGTCCCAAGGGGCCCGGGCTACCCTGCAGCTGTTGTGCCAACAAATGAAGCTGGGTAGCCCAGTGTTCCTAACCAAGTGTTTGGGCACAGGCCCTGCAGGCTGGCACCGCTTCTGGtaccaggtggtgatcccgggacACCCGGTGCCCTTCAGCGGCCTCATCTGGGTTGTGCTGGCTCCAGAAGGGCAGGAAGGGCATGAAGTGGCTAAGGATGCTGTGTCTGCAAGGCTGCTAGAGGCACTGAGGGAGTCTGGAGCCGGCCTCTTCCGGTCTGCTGGGGCTGAGGCAGGTATGGTGGTTAAGCAGTGA
- the HARS1 gene encoding histidine--tRNA ligase, cytoplasmic isoform X1, with product MAERAALEELVRLQGERVRGLKQQKASAEQIEEEVAKLLKLKAQLGPDEGKQKFVLKTPKGTRDYSPRQMAVREKVFDVIISCFKRHGAEVIDTPVFELKETLTGKYGEDSKLIYDLKDQGGELLSLRYDLTVPFARYLAMNKLTNIKRYHIAKVYRRDNPAMTRGRYREFYQCDFDIAGQFDPMIPDAECLEIMCEILRSLQIGDFLVKVNDRRILDGMFAICGVPDSKFRTICSSVDKLDKVSWEEVKNEMVGEKGLAPEVADHIGDYVQQHGGISLVEQLLQDPELSQNKQALEGLGDLKLLFEYLTLFGIADKISFDLSLARGLDYYTGVIYEAVLLQTPVQAGEEPLGVGSVAAGGRYDGLVGMFDPKGRKVPCVGLSIGVERIFSIVEQRLEATEEKVRTTETQVLVASAQKKLLEERLKLVSELWNAGIKAELLYKKNPKLLNQLQYCEEAGIPLVAIIGEQELKDGVIKLRSVASREEVGGRPKRRPCGRNQKENKPALLHLLS from the exons ATGGCAGAACGTGCAGCACTGGAGGAGCTAGTGCGACTTCAGGGAGAGCGCGTGCGGGGCCTCAAGCAGCAGAAGGCCAGCGCTGAGCAG ATCGAGGAGGAGGTAGCAAAACTACTGAAATTGAAGGCGCAGCTGGGCCCTGATGAAGGGAAACAGAAGTTTGTGCTCAAAACCCCCAAG GGTACAAGAGACTACAGTCCCCGGCAGATGGCCGTTCGAGAGAAGGTGTTTGATGTAATCATCAGCTGCTTCAAGCGTCATGGTGCAGAAGTAATTGATACACCTGTGTTCGAACTAAAG GAAACACTGACTGGAAAGTATGGAGAAGACTCTAAGCTTATCTATGATCTGAAGGACCAGGGTGGAGAGCTATTGTCCCTTCGCTATGACCTCACT GTTCCTTTTGCTCGATATTTGGCAATGAATAAACTGACCAACATTAAACGCTACCACATAGCCAAAGTATATCGGCGCGATAACCCAGCCATGACCCGAGGCCGGTATCGGGAATTCTATCAGTGT GACTTTGACATTGCCGGACAATTTGACCCCATGATCCCTGATGCAGAGTGCCTGGAGATCATGTGTGAGATCCTGAGATCCCTTCAGATAGGCGACTTCCTAGTCAAG GTAAATGATAGGCGCATCCTAGATGGGATGTTTGCCATCTGTGGTGTTCCTGATAGCAAGTTCCGTACCATCTGCTCCTCAGTGGACAAGTTGGACAAG GTGTCCTGGGAGGAAGTAAAGAATGAGATGGTGGGAGAGAAGGGCCTCGCACCCGAGGTGGCTGACCACATTGGGGACTACGTCCAGCAGCATG GTGGGATATCCCTAGTGGAACAGCTGCTCCAGGATCCTGAACTGTCCCAAAACAAACAGGCCTTGGAGGGCCTGGGAGACCTAAAACTACTGTTTGAATACTTGACCCTGTTTGGCATTGCTGACAAG ATCTCCTTCGACCTAAGCCTCGCTCGAGGGCTAGACTACTATACTGGGGTGATCTATGAGGCGGTGCTGCTACAAACCCCAGTGCAGGCAGGGGAAGAGCCCCTGGGTGTGGGCAGTGTGGCTGCTGGAGGACGCTATGATGGGCTGGTGGGCATGTTCGACCCTAAAGGACGCAAGGTGCCATGCGTGGGGCTCAGCATTGGGGTGGAGCGGATCTTTTCCATTGTGGAGCAGAGGCTAGAG GCTACGGAGGAGAAAGTACGGACCACAGAGACACAAGTGCTTGTGGCATCTGCACAGAAAAAGCTGCTGGAGGAGAGACTAAAGCTTGTCTCAGAGCTCTGGAATGCTGGGATCAAG GCAGAGCTGCTCTATAAGAAGAACCCTAAGTTGCTGAACCAGTTGCAATACTGTGAGGAGGCAGGCATCCCACTGGTGGCCATCATTGGTGAGCAGGAGCTCAAGGATGGGGTCATCAAGCTCCGATCAGTGGCCAGCAGGGAAGAGGTAG GTGGACGTCCCAAGAGAAGACCTTgtggaagaaatcaaaaggagaaCAAGCCAGCCCTTTTGCATCTGCTGAGTTGA
- the HARS1 gene encoding histidine--tRNA ligase, cytoplasmic isoform X2, which produces MAERAALEELVRLQGERVRGLKQQKASAEQIEEEVAKLLKLKAQLGPDEGKQKFVLKTPKGTRDYSPRQMAVREKVFDVIISCFKRHGAEVIDTPVFELKETLTGKYGEDSKLIYDLKDQGGELLSLRYDLTVPFARYLAMNKLTNIKRYHIAKVYRRDNPAMTRGRYREFYQCDFDIAGQFDPMIPDAECLEIMCEILRSLQIGDFLVKVNDRRILDGMFAICGVPDSKFRTICSSVDKLDKVSWEEVKNEMVGEKGLAPEVADHIGDYVQQHGGISLVEQLLQDPELSQNKQALEGLGDLKLLFEYLTLFGIADKISFDLSLARGLDYYTGVIYEAVLLQTPVQAGEEPLGVGSVAAGGRYDGLVGMFDPKGRKVPCVGLSIGVERIFSIVEQRLEATEEKVRTTETQVLVASAQKKLLEERLKLVSELWNAGIKAELLYKKNPKLLNQLQYCEEAGIPLVAIIGEQELKDGVIKLRSVASREEVDVPREDLVEEIKRRTSQPFCIC; this is translated from the exons ATGGCAGAACGTGCAGCACTGGAGGAGCTAGTGCGACTTCAGGGAGAGCGCGTGCGGGGCCTCAAGCAGCAGAAGGCCAGCGCTGAGCAG ATCGAGGAGGAGGTAGCAAAACTACTGAAATTGAAGGCGCAGCTGGGCCCTGATGAAGGGAAACAGAAGTTTGTGCTCAAAACCCCCAAG GGTACAAGAGACTACAGTCCCCGGCAGATGGCCGTTCGAGAGAAGGTGTTTGATGTAATCATCAGCTGCTTCAAGCGTCATGGTGCAGAAGTAATTGATACACCTGTGTTCGAACTAAAG GAAACACTGACTGGAAAGTATGGAGAAGACTCTAAGCTTATCTATGATCTGAAGGACCAGGGTGGAGAGCTATTGTCCCTTCGCTATGACCTCACT GTTCCTTTTGCTCGATATTTGGCAATGAATAAACTGACCAACATTAAACGCTACCACATAGCCAAAGTATATCGGCGCGATAACCCAGCCATGACCCGAGGCCGGTATCGGGAATTCTATCAGTGT GACTTTGACATTGCCGGACAATTTGACCCCATGATCCCTGATGCAGAGTGCCTGGAGATCATGTGTGAGATCCTGAGATCCCTTCAGATAGGCGACTTCCTAGTCAAG GTAAATGATAGGCGCATCCTAGATGGGATGTTTGCCATCTGTGGTGTTCCTGATAGCAAGTTCCGTACCATCTGCTCCTCAGTGGACAAGTTGGACAAG GTGTCCTGGGAGGAAGTAAAGAATGAGATGGTGGGAGAGAAGGGCCTCGCACCCGAGGTGGCTGACCACATTGGGGACTACGTCCAGCAGCATG GTGGGATATCCCTAGTGGAACAGCTGCTCCAGGATCCTGAACTGTCCCAAAACAAACAGGCCTTGGAGGGCCTGGGAGACCTAAAACTACTGTTTGAATACTTGACCCTGTTTGGCATTGCTGACAAG ATCTCCTTCGACCTAAGCCTCGCTCGAGGGCTAGACTACTATACTGGGGTGATCTATGAGGCGGTGCTGCTACAAACCCCAGTGCAGGCAGGGGAAGAGCCCCTGGGTGTGGGCAGTGTGGCTGCTGGAGGACGCTATGATGGGCTGGTGGGCATGTTCGACCCTAAAGGACGCAAGGTGCCATGCGTGGGGCTCAGCATTGGGGTGGAGCGGATCTTTTCCATTGTGGAGCAGAGGCTAGAG GCTACGGAGGAGAAAGTACGGACCACAGAGACACAAGTGCTTGTGGCATCTGCACAGAAAAAGCTGCTGGAGGAGAGACTAAAGCTTGTCTCAGAGCTCTGGAATGCTGGGATCAAG GCAGAGCTGCTCTATAAGAAGAACCCTAAGTTGCTGAACCAGTTGCAATACTGTGAGGAGGCAGGCATCCCACTGGTGGCCATCATTGGTGAGCAGGAGCTCAAGGATGGGGTCATCAAGCTCCGATCAGTGGCCAGCAGGGAAGAG GTGGACGTCCCAAGAGAAGACCTTgtggaagaaatcaaaaggagaaCAAGCCAGCCCTTTTGCATCTGCTGA